A region of Pseudomonas putida DNA encodes the following proteins:
- a CDS encoding 1-acyl-sn-glycerol-3-phosphate acyltransferase: protein MSHPSQFTLLGKRRFLPFFITQSLGAFNDNLFKQSLILAILFKLSLGDGDRSIWVNLCALLFILPFFLFSALGGQFGEKFAKDALIRAIKLAEIGIMAIGALGFMTNHLALMLVALFGMGTHSALFGPVKYSILPQALREEELVGGNGLVEMGTFLAILAGTIGAGVMMSSASYATVVAGGVVGTAVLGYLASRWIPRAAAVTPQMQLDWNIFKQSWAILRMGLGQTPAVSRSIVGNSWFWFVGAIYLTQIPAYAKDWLHGDGTVVTLVLTLFSVGIALGSLLCERLSGRKVEIGLVPFGSFGLTLFGLLWWWHSGDVPAAPVPHDWLALLGMSQAWWILMSIVGLGVFGGFYIVPLYALIQARTAEDQRARVIAANNILNALFMVVSAILTIVLLGLAELTIPQLFLVVSLLNIAVNAYIFRIVPEFTMRFLIWLLSHSMYRVKHRDLERIPDEGAALLVCNHVSFVDALLLGGAIRRPIRFVMYYKIYNLPVLNFVFRTAGAIPIAGRGEDEATYERAFARIAEYLAAGELVCIFPEGKLTADGEIDVFKGGVNRILSETPVPVIPLALQGLWGSFFSRDPAKGFFKRLWSRVTIVAGTAIPVEAAQPDALREQVSRLRGDLR from the coding sequence ATGAGTCATCCCTCGCAATTCACCTTGCTCGGCAAGCGGCGCTTCCTGCCGTTCTTCATCACCCAGTCGCTGGGTGCGTTCAACGACAACCTGTTCAAGCAGTCGCTGATCCTGGCGATCCTGTTCAAGCTGAGCCTGGGCGATGGTGACCGTTCGATCTGGGTCAACCTTTGCGCATTGCTGTTCATCTTGCCGTTCTTTCTGTTTTCGGCGCTGGGTGGGCAGTTTGGCGAGAAGTTCGCCAAGGACGCACTGATCCGTGCGATCAAGCTGGCCGAGATCGGCATCATGGCCATTGGGGCCCTGGGCTTTATGACCAACCACTTGGCGTTGATGCTGGTGGCACTGTTCGGCATGGGTACCCATTCGGCGCTGTTCGGGCCGGTTAAGTACTCGATCCTGCCCCAGGCCCTGCGTGAAGAAGAACTGGTGGGCGGTAACGGGCTGGTCGAGATGGGCACCTTCCTGGCTATCCTGGCTGGCACTATCGGCGCCGGGGTGATGATGTCGTCGGCCAGCTATGCCACGGTGGTGGCGGGAGGCGTGGTGGGCACCGCAGTGCTGGGCTACCTGGCCAGCCGCTGGATTCCACGCGCCGCAGCCGTAACGCCGCAGATGCAACTGGACTGGAACATCTTCAAGCAATCCTGGGCGATCCTGCGCATGGGCCTGGGGCAGACGCCTGCGGTGTCGCGCTCGATCGTCGGCAACTCGTGGTTCTGGTTCGTCGGCGCCATCTACCTGACCCAGATCCCGGCGTACGCCAAGGACTGGCTGCACGGCGACGGCACCGTGGTGACCCTGGTGCTGACCCTGTTCTCGGTAGGCATCGCCCTCGGCTCGCTACTGTGCGAGCGGCTGAGCGGGCGCAAGGTGGAGATCGGCCTGGTGCCGTTCGGCTCGTTTGGCCTGACCCTGTTCGGCCTGCTTTGGTGGTGGCACTCCGGCGACGTGCCAGCGGCGCCCGTGCCGCATGACTGGCTGGCGTTGCTGGGCATGAGCCAGGCCTGGTGGATTCTGATGTCAATCGTCGGGCTCGGGGTGTTTGGCGGGTTCTACATCGTGCCGCTGTATGCCTTGATCCAGGCGCGCACGGCCGAGGATCAGCGGGCCCGGGTGATCGCCGCCAACAACATCCTCAATGCCTTGTTCATGGTGGTTTCGGCGATCCTCACCATCGTTCTGCTGGGGCTGGCCGAACTGACCATCCCGCAGCTGTTCTTGGTGGTGTCGTTGCTCAACATCGCGGTCAACGCCTACATCTTCAGGATCGTGCCTGAGTTCACCATGCGCTTCCTGATCTGGCTGCTCAGCCACTCGATGTACCGCGTAAAGCACCGCGACCTTGAGCGCATCCCGGACGAAGGCGCGGCGCTGCTGGTGTGCAACCATGTCTCGTTCGTCGATGCCCTGTTGCTCGGCGGTGCGATCCGTCGGCCGATCCGTTTCGTCATGTACTACAAGATCTACAACCTGCCGGTACTCAACTTCGTGTTCCGCACCGCAGGCGCCATCCCGATTGCCGGGCGCGGTGAGGACGAGGCCACGTACGAGCGGGCGTTCGCCCGTATCGCCGAGTACCTGGCGGCGGGTGAGCTGGTGTGTATCTTCCCGGAGGGCAAGTTGACCGCTGATGGCGAGATCGATGTGTTCAAAGGTGGGGTGAACCGCATTCTCAGCGAAACCCCGGTGCCGGTGATTCCCTTGGCGTTGCAGGGGCTGTGGGGCAGTTTCTTCAGTCGGGATCCGGCCAAGGGTTTTTTCAAGCGCTTGTGGTCGCGGGTGACCATCGTGGCTGGCACCGCCATCCCGGTGGAGGCGGCGCAGCCGGATGCGTTGCGTGAGCAGGTGAGCCGCTTGCGCGGCGACTTGCGTTAA